In the genome of Telluria beijingensis, one region contains:
- a CDS encoding chromate transporter: protein MNTPALVFGWHDWLNLFVHFLMLSMMSLGGAISTTSEMQRYLVERQGWLSQTQFADSVALAQSSPGPNVLFVALLGWNVGLNTGSMTAALAGVAISMIGIMLPSTVFTYQVAQWAHRNRTLRAVRAFKQGMAPLVIAMLLSTAWLLATGGGKGGEHNDNWPLWLLTAVTAIVVWRTRLHLLWMLAAGALLGALGVV from the coding sequence ATGAACACGCCCGCCCTCGTATTCGGCTGGCACGACTGGCTCAATCTGTTCGTCCACTTCCTGATGCTGTCCATGATGTCGCTGGGCGGCGCGATCTCGACCACGTCCGAGATGCAGCGCTATCTGGTCGAGCGCCAGGGCTGGCTGAGCCAGACCCAGTTCGCCGACTCCGTGGCTTTGGCCCAATCGTCGCCGGGACCGAACGTGCTCTTCGTGGCCCTGCTCGGCTGGAACGTCGGGCTCAATACCGGCAGCATGACGGCCGCGCTGGCCGGAGTCGCGATCTCCATGATCGGCATCATGCTGCCCTCGACCGTGTTTACTTACCAGGTGGCGCAATGGGCGCACCGCAACCGCACGCTGCGCGCGGTGCGCGCCTTCAAGCAGGGCATGGCGCCGCTGGTGATCGCCATGCTGCTATCCACCGCCTGGCTGCTGGCCACCGGCGGCGGCAAAGGCGGCGAGCACAACGACAACTGGCCCCTGTGGCTGCTGACGGCGGTCACCGCCATCGTCGTCTGGCGCACCCGGCTGCACCTGCTGTGGATGCTGGCGGCGGGGGCATTGCTCGGCGCACTGGGCGTGGTCTAG
- the fghA gene encoding S-formylglutathione hydrolase, with the protein MPQLLNEHACFGGVQRFYQHDSAAIGLPMKFSVYLPPAAGDKQLLVLFYLAGLTCTEETFMIKAGAQRLASELGIILVAPDTSPRGANVPGETDSWDFGTGAGFYLDATQEPWARHYRMHSYLLELHALVLATFQADPGRVGIFGHSMGGHGALTMALKHPELFRSVSAFAPIAAPSRCPWGQKAFDGYLGADKDAWQQHDASALMTAQASAPFPGGILIDQGLGDKFLVEQLYPEAFEEACEKVGQPLTLRRHAGYDHGYYFISTFVDDHLRFHAQQLA; encoded by the coding sequence ATGCCCCAACTCCTGAATGAACACGCCTGCTTCGGCGGCGTGCAGCGCTTCTACCAGCACGACTCGGCCGCCATCGGCCTGCCGATGAAATTCTCGGTCTACCTGCCGCCGGCGGCCGGCGACAAGCAATTGCTGGTGCTGTTCTACCTGGCCGGCCTGACCTGCACCGAAGAAACCTTCATGATCAAGGCCGGCGCCCAGCGCCTGGCCAGCGAACTGGGCATCATCCTGGTCGCGCCCGACACCAGCCCGCGCGGCGCCAACGTCCCGGGCGAAACGGACAGCTGGGACTTCGGCACCGGCGCCGGCTTCTACCTCGACGCCACCCAGGAACCGTGGGCGCGCCACTACCGCATGCACAGCTATCTGCTGGAACTGCACGCGCTGGTGCTGGCCACCTTCCAGGCCGATCCGGGCCGGGTCGGCATCTTCGGCCACTCGATGGGCGGCCACGGCGCGCTGACCATGGCACTGAAGCACCCTGAATTGTTCCGCTCGGTCTCGGCCTTCGCGCCGATCGCTGCGCCCAGCCGCTGCCCGTGGGGCCAGAAGGCCTTCGACGGCTACCTCGGCGCCGACAAGGACGCCTGGCAGCAGCATGACGCCAGCGCCCTGATGACCGCCCAGGCCAGCGCGCCCTTCCCTGGCGGCATCCTGATCGACCAGGGCCTGGGCGACAAATTCCTGGTCGAGCAACTGTATCCGGAAGCATTCGAGGAAGCCTGCGAAAAGGTCGGCCAGCCGCTGACCCTGCGCCGCCACGCCGGCTACGACCACGGCTATTATTTCATCTCGACCTTCGTCGACGATCACCTGCGCTTCCACGCCCAACAACTGGCGTGA
- a CDS encoding phosphoribosyltransferase has translation MLEVNNFFIMQQLEPFTDRIDAGRQLAQALQHYAGRDDLLVLALPRGGVPVAYPIAQALRAELDLMLVRKLGLPNQPEFAMGAIGSGGVRVLQAGVPGLMGVTQDEVDAVTAIEQAELARRERRYRGDRPPCRLAGRCVILVDDGIATGSTMLAAVEVARRQQPARLVVAVPVAAQDALDALRPSVDELVCLVAPARFRAVGQWYRSFGQTGDEEVQTLLAQSRDAASQPYREEPR, from the coding sequence ATGCTGGAAGTTAACAACTTCTTCATCATGCAACAGCTCGAACCGTTCACCGATCGCATCGACGCCGGCAGGCAACTGGCGCAGGCGCTGCAGCACTACGCCGGCCGCGACGACCTGCTCGTGCTGGCGTTGCCGCGCGGCGGCGTGCCGGTCGCCTACCCCATCGCCCAGGCGTTGCGGGCCGAGCTCGACCTGATGCTGGTGCGCAAGCTCGGCTTGCCCAACCAGCCCGAGTTCGCCATGGGCGCCATCGGCAGCGGCGGCGTGCGAGTGCTCCAGGCCGGCGTCCCCGGCCTGATGGGCGTGACCCAGGACGAGGTCGACGCGGTCACGGCCATCGAGCAGGCCGAGCTGGCGCGGCGCGAGCGGCGCTACCGCGGCGATCGTCCGCCGTGCCGGCTCGCGGGACGCTGCGTGATCCTGGTCGACGACGGCATCGCCACCGGATCGACGATGCTGGCCGCGGTCGAGGTCGCCCGCCGCCAGCAGCCGGCGCGGCTGGTGGTGGCGGTGCCGGTGGCGGCCCAGGACGCGCTGGACGCGCTGCGCCCGTCGGTCGACGAGCTGGTCTGCCTGGTGGCCCCGGCCCGTTTTCGCGCGGTCGGGCAGTGGTACCGCAGCTTCGGGCAGACCGGCGATGAAGAAGTGCAAACCCTGCTGGCGCAGTCGCGCGACGCCGCCAGCCAACCCTACCGAGAGGAGCCGAGATGA
- a CDS encoding SRPBCC family protein, translated as MNDTNETNDTNAQAMNVGKWIGAAVAGALLMYAFDPERGAKRRAHARGALRDARDRTGDRLENAWHSAGDRIDSARLRASSAAARAGERLAGAAHAAGDRLSDASHRTRDRLEHARDRLADASYEAKERAHELAHDARDRARHAAHEARDRVEHAAHEAREHADYAADKARDRADHAAERARERADQARERLEQSAWSLKAEARSRAHAAGHQVREWTDHLSQVFGSRSPTLTNSALLGTGALGLVGLVRRSPAVALLGLGALAVLLRSDRGRHLVDSLRHRGAASQVEVENAIHIDAAPKDVFDAWSEVENFPRFMSHVTEVRDLGHRRSHWVVRGPGGMEYAWNAVMTEQSRPDRLSWRSEPGSEIAQEGTVTFEPSAGGTRVTVRMTYAPPAGALGHGIARMLGADPQRQMDDDLARMKQFIERGGAHYATQQAAPSHSFLH; from the coding sequence ATGAACGATACGAACGAGACGAACGACACCAACGCACAAGCGATGAACGTGGGTAAATGGATCGGCGCAGCCGTCGCAGGCGCCTTGCTGATGTACGCCTTCGACCCGGAACGCGGCGCCAAGCGCCGCGCCCATGCCCGCGGCGCCCTGCGCGATGCTCGCGACCGCACCGGCGACCGGCTGGAAAACGCCTGGCACAGCGCCGGCGACCGCATCGATTCGGCGCGCCTGCGCGCATCTTCCGCCGCAGCCCGCGCCGGCGAACGCCTGGCCGGGGCGGCCCACGCGGCGGGCGACCGCCTGTCCGACGCCTCGCACCGCACCCGCGACCGCCTGGAACATGCGCGCGATCGCCTGGCCGACGCCTCCTACGAAGCCAAGGAACGCGCGCACGAACTGGCCCACGACGCGCGCGACCGCGCCCGGCATGCCGCCCACGAGGCGCGCGACCGGGTCGAGCATGCCGCACATGAGGCGCGCGAACACGCCGACTACGCCGCCGACAAGGCGCGCGACCGCGCGGATCACGCGGCCGAGCGCGCCCGCGAACGCGCCGACCAGGCCCGCGAACGCCTCGAGCAGAGCGCCTGGAGCCTGAAGGCCGAGGCCCGCTCGCGCGCCCACGCCGCCGGCCACCAGGTGCGCGAATGGACCGACCACCTGAGCCAGGTGTTCGGCTCGCGCAGCCCGACCCTCACCAATTCGGCCCTGCTCGGGACCGGCGCCCTAGGCTTGGTCGGCTTGGTGCGGCGCTCGCCGGCCGTCGCCCTGCTCGGCCTGGGCGCGCTGGCGGTGCTGCTGCGCAGCGACCGCGGCCGCCACCTGGTCGACTCGCTGCGCCATCGCGGCGCCGCCAGCCAGGTCGAGGTCGAGAACGCGATCCACATCGACGCCGCGCCGAAGGACGTGTTCGACGCCTGGTCCGAAGTCGAGAACTTCCCGCGCTTCATGTCGCACGTGACCGAGGTGCGCGACCTGGGCCACCGCCGCTCGCACTGGGTGGTGCGCGGCCCCGGCGGCATGGAGTACGCCTGGAACGCGGTCATGACCGAGCAGTCGCGTCCCGACCGCCTGTCGTGGCGCAGCGAGCCGGGTTCCGAGATCGCGCAGGAAGGCACCGTCACCTTCGAGCCGTCCGCCGGCGGCACCCGCGTCACGGTGCGCATGACCTATGCGCCGCCGGCCGGCGCGCTGGGCCACGGCATCGCGCGCATGCTGGGCGCCGACCCGCAGCGCCAGATGGACGACGACCTGGCGCGCATGAAGCAGTTCATCGAGCGCGGCGGCGCCCACTACGCCACCCAGCAGGCGGCGCCGAGCCACAGCTTCCTGCACTGA
- a CDS encoding erythromycin esterase family protein, which yields MAIIGTAALDAVRQAARPLTGAADDYDALLDMVGNARFVLLGEATHGSHEFYAERARITRRLVEEKGFTAVAVEADWPDAWRVDRYVRGQGADPDGRAALSGFERFPAWMWRNTAVLDFVEWLRGHNAGLGSDGVKTGFYGLDLYSMYTSIHEVLRYLDQVDPNAAREARKVYACFDHYDRDSQQYGYAASFGMSPSCEQGALDTLRKLQQRAFDYVQADGADDAYFYAQQNARLVKNAEEYYRTMFKGRVSSWNLRDSHMAETLDAVARHLSQGGKPARIVVWEHNSHIGDARATEIGRQGEWTLGELARKAHGQDAVLVGFTTYEGRVTAASEWDGEGLHKHVRPALRNSYEHLLHLTGIERFFLPLREPSPARTALMEERLERAIGVLYLPRSERQSHYFMAQLPRQFDAVIHIDRTTAVEPLDAGSGWHTGEPPETYPGGL from the coding sequence GTGGCCATCATCGGCACTGCCGCCCTCGACGCGGTGCGTCAGGCCGCCCGCCCGCTCACGGGCGCGGCGGACGACTACGACGCGCTGCTCGACATGGTCGGCAATGCCCGCTTCGTGCTGCTGGGGGAAGCCACCCACGGCAGCCACGAGTTCTATGCGGAGCGGGCCCGCATCACCCGCCGCCTGGTCGAAGAAAAAGGGTTTACGGCGGTGGCGGTCGAAGCCGATTGGCCCGATGCCTGGCGGGTCGACCGCTATGTGCGCGGCCAGGGCGCGGACCCGGATGGCCGTGCCGCCCTGTCGGGCTTCGAACGCTTTCCGGCCTGGATGTGGCGCAATACCGCGGTGCTCGACTTCGTCGAGTGGCTGCGGGGCCATAACGCGGGCCTGGGCAGCGATGGAGTCAAGACCGGCTTCTATGGCCTGGACCTGTACAGCATGTACACCTCGATCCACGAAGTGCTGCGCTACCTGGACCAGGTGGATCCGAACGCCGCGCGCGAGGCGCGCAAGGTGTATGCCTGCTTCGACCACTACGACCGCGACAGCCAGCAATACGGCTACGCGGCCAGTTTCGGCATGTCGCCGTCGTGCGAGCAGGGCGCGCTCGACACCCTGCGCAAGCTGCAGCAACGCGCCTTCGACTACGTGCAGGCCGACGGCGCCGACGACGCCTATTTCTACGCCCAGCAGAATGCGCGCCTGGTCAAGAATGCCGAAGAATACTACCGTACCATGTTCAAGGGCCGCGTCTCGTCCTGGAACCTGCGCGACAGCCACATGGCCGAGACGCTGGACGCGGTGGCCCGCCACCTGTCGCAGGGCGGCAAGCCGGCCCGCATCGTGGTGTGGGAACACAATTCGCATATCGGCGACGCGCGCGCCACCGAGATCGGACGCCAGGGCGAATGGACGCTGGGCGAGCTGGCGCGCAAGGCCCATGGCCAGGATGCCGTGCTGGTCGGCTTCACCACCTATGAAGGCCGGGTCACGGCGGCCTCGGAATGGGATGGCGAGGGCCTGCACAAGCACGTGCGCCCGGCGCTACGCAACAGCTACGAACACCTGCTGCACCTGACCGGCATCGAACGCTTCTTCCTGCCGCTGCGCGAACCGTCGCCGGCGCGCACTGCGCTGATGGAAGAGCGGCTGGAGCGCGCGATCGGCGTGCTGTACCTGCCGCGCAGCGAGCGCCAAAGCCATTATTTCATGGCCCAGCTGCCGCGCCAGTTCGACGCCGTGATCCACATCGACCGCACCACGGCGGTGGAGCCGCTCGATGCGGGCAGCGGCTGGCATACGGGCGAGCCGCCGGAGACGTATCCGGGCGGGTTGTAA
- a CDS encoding diguanylate cyclase domain-containing protein — protein sequence MLTRGLRLLPANLKLRMACVAAILVFAATLLATLATLAVAERGMKSVIGDQQYTMLASAASFMDDRIVARVAQIEALAASLPQAAAGDPAATRRVLEAQATTWKHEYLNLIVVDARGQQVVSLRSFGDDRRLDAAGRDYFERPMETGHGFMSQPILSRISNRKIVIISAPVFGAGGQRAGVLTASMDLRASGFLRQISALKPGGSGYLFLMTPDGVMIDHPDPRRLSQPIGLQASALDRAIDGFEGWTEATGLDGRPSIYAYQRLRTTGWILGARYPTEEAFAPLAQMRRIAIFGATGLALASGVLAWAVVFRLLAPLQRLRDSIRAIRHEGADIAVLHDARRDEIGELGNAFYQLMAERENAEGLRAASEKRLRLITDNLPVLIAYLDREQRFRFGNATFERWFGVTPENLVGMSIAELMGEDASRQGAASLEGAFAGHATTCQMRLLIQGAPRVLEGVYIPDLQPDGSVAGVYALKHDMTHVKEVEEQLTRLARVDTLTGLANRRSFNETLQSVLARAARHGRAPALAYLDVDHFKRINDSHGHGVGDEVLREFGERLRACVRASDTPARLSGDEFVVILEEIDSREEAEGIAAKIVAAMRAPFATGAGMLAVSASVGVALWRPGQDEDGLLAAADGALYAAKEGGRDRYVVGGRDPAA from the coding sequence ATGCTTACACGCGGCCTGCGCCTCCTGCCGGCGAACCTGAAGCTTCGCATGGCCTGCGTCGCCGCGATCCTGGTGTTCGCGGCCACCTTGCTGGCCACCCTGGCGACCCTGGCGGTGGCCGAGCGCGGCATGAAGTCGGTGATCGGCGACCAGCAGTACACGATGCTGGCCAGCGCCGCCTCTTTCATGGACGACCGCATCGTGGCGCGCGTGGCCCAGATCGAGGCGCTGGCGGCCAGCCTGCCGCAGGCAGCGGCGGGGGACCCGGCGGCGACCCGGCGTGTGCTGGAAGCACAGGCGACGACCTGGAAACACGAATACCTGAACCTGATCGTGGTCGACGCCCGCGGCCAGCAGGTGGTGTCGCTGCGCTCCTTCGGCGACGACCGCCGGCTCGACGCGGCCGGGCGCGATTATTTCGAGCGCCCGATGGAGACCGGCCACGGCTTCATGTCGCAACCCATCCTGAGCCGCATCTCGAACCGCAAGATCGTCATCATCAGCGCGCCGGTGTTCGGCGCCGGCGGCCAGCGGGCAGGCGTGCTGACCGCCAGCATGGACTTGCGGGCGTCCGGTTTCCTGCGCCAGATCAGCGCCCTCAAGCCGGGCGGCTCGGGCTACCTGTTCCTGATGACGCCAGACGGCGTCATGATCGATCATCCCGATCCGCGCCGGCTGTCGCAGCCGATCGGCCTGCAGGCCTCGGCCCTGGATCGCGCGATCGACGGCTTCGAGGGCTGGACCGAGGCGACCGGCCTGGACGGGCGCCCCTCCATCTATGCCTACCAGCGCCTGCGCACGACCGGCTGGATCCTGGGCGCGCGCTATCCGACCGAGGAAGCATTCGCCCCGCTGGCGCAGATGCGGCGCATCGCCATCTTCGGCGCGACCGGCCTGGCGCTGGCGTCCGGCGTGCTGGCCTGGGCCGTGGTGTTCCGGCTGCTGGCGCCGCTGCAGCGGCTGCGCGACAGCATCCGCGCGATCCGCCACGAGGGCGCCGACATCGCGGTGCTGCACGACGCCCGGCGCGACGAGATCGGCGAACTGGGCAACGCCTTCTACCAGCTGATGGCCGAGCGCGAGAATGCCGAGGGCCTGCGCGCGGCGAGCGAGAAGCGGCTGCGCCTGATCACCGACAACCTGCCGGTGCTGATCGCCTATCTCGACCGCGAGCAGCGCTTCCGCTTCGGCAACGCGACCTTCGAGCGCTGGTTCGGGGTGACGCCGGAGAATCTGGTGGGGATGTCGATCGCCGAGCTGATGGGCGAGGACGCCTCGCGCCAGGGCGCCGCCAGCCTGGAAGGCGCGTTCGCCGGCCACGCCACCACCTGCCAGATGCGGCTGCTGATCCAGGGCGCGCCGCGTGTGCTGGAGGGCGTCTACATCCCCGACCTGCAGCCGGACGGCAGCGTGGCCGGCGTGTACGCGCTCAAGCACGACATGACGCACGTGAAGGAAGTCGAGGAGCAACTGACCCGGCTGGCGCGGGTCGACACCCTGACCGGCCTGGCCAACCGCCGCAGCTTCAATGAAACCCTGCAGTCGGTGCTGGCGCGCGCGGCGCGTCACGGCCGGGCGCCGGCGCTGGCCTATCTCGACGTCGACCATTTCAAGCGCATCAACGACAGCCATGGCCATGGCGTGGGCGACGAGGTGCTCAGGGAATTCGGCGAGCGCCTGCGCGCCTGCGTGCGCGCCAGCGACACCCCGGCGCGCCTGTCGGGCGACGAGTTCGTGGTGATCCTGGAAGAGATCGACAGCCGCGAGGAAGCCGAGGGCATCGCAGCCAAGATCGTGGCCGCGATGCGCGCGCCGTTCGCGACCGGGGCCGGGATGCTGGCGGTATCGGCCAGCGTCGGCGTTGCACTGTGGCGGCCGGGACAGGATGAAGATGGGTTGCTGGCGGCGGCGGATGGGGCTTTGTATGCCGCCAAGGAGGGGGGGCGGGATCGGTATGTAGTGGGTGGGCGAGACCCTGCTGCCTGA
- a CDS encoding (2Fe-2S)-binding protein yields MSTFTLNVNGKAQAVDVEADTPLLWALRDTLGLVGTKYGCGLGQCGACTVHLDGVATRACVLPVSAIGAQKITTIEGLDANARHPLQVAWQELDVPQCGYCQSGQIMSACSLLKQHPKPTDAQIDEAMAGNLCRCATYMRIRKGIHRAAEIASTERKPA; encoded by the coding sequence ATGAGTACATTCACCCTGAACGTCAACGGCAAGGCGCAAGCCGTCGACGTCGAAGCCGATACCCCGCTGCTGTGGGCCCTGCGCGATACCCTGGGCCTGGTCGGCACCAAGTACGGCTGCGGCCTGGGCCAGTGCGGCGCCTGCACCGTCCACCTCGACGGCGTGGCCACCCGCGCCTGCGTGCTTCCCGTCTCCGCCATCGGCGCCCAGAAGATCACCACCATCGAAGGCCTCGACGCCAATGCCCGCCATCCACTGCAAGTGGCCTGGCAAGAGCTGGACGTGCCGCAATGCGGCTACTGCCAGTCGGGCCAGATCATGAGCGCCTGTTCGCTGCTCAAGCAGCATCCGAAGCCGACCGACGCCCAGATCGACGAGGCCATGGCCGGCAACCTGTGTCGCTGCGCCACCTATATGCGGATCCGCAAGGGCATCCACCGCGCCGCCGAGATCGCATCGACCGAAAGGAAACCGGCATGA